The following DNA comes from Bacillota bacterium.
TCGGACAAAGCCATCAACGCGGGCATGCTGCCGAAGGGGCGCCCGGCGAAATCCATGTCCAGTCCGGCGACGATGACCCGGCGACCCGCCCCGACCAGTTTCTGGACGACCGGGATGACCTCCGGGCCAAAGAACTGAGCCTCGTCAATGGCCACCACGTCGACGTCCGCTTCGGCGACGAGGGTGATGATGTCCTCTGGTCGCCCCTGGTCGATGGGGTGAGCTTCGAGGCTGTTTCCATCGTGGGAACTCACCCGGCGGTGTCCGTATCGCGTGTCGATGGCGGGTTTTACGATGGCCACCTTCTTGCGGGCGATGGCCACCCGTTTGGCCCGTCGGATCAACTCCTCGGACTTGCCGCTGAACATGCTGCCGCAGATGATCTCGAGATACCCCGGCTCCTTGCGCCGTCTGAGTCGGGCCGGGCCCCGCCCCTGGCGCTCGCCCGTCGCCCTGGCTTTGTCTGCCAAGCCTCTCCCCCCTCGATCATTGTACCTTCTGGCCCGTCCCAGCGTCAATGACGAGCAAAGGTCGGGGGCGCAGCTCCGGCGGGTTATCGCGGCGGCGGCGGATAATCGCCCCCGTCTTGACGAACACTCCAGGAGAAAGGGGTGAAGGACATGGCTAGTGATGTCAAGTGCGAGGTTTCCAGTTGCCACTATTGGGGCCAGGGGAACCGGTGTGAAGCAAGGGCCATTTCCGTGGTCAACGCGGTGGCCGGTGGGGCTAACATGGAGGCCGGCACGATCGGCCACGAGGCCCAGGCGAGGACCACCGATGAGACCGCCTGCAAGACCTTCAAGCCGAGGAGCTATTAGGCCGACCGCGAAGGGCCGCCCTCGACCACGGGCGGCCCTTTCGCCTCTTGCTCCTCTGATCGTGCCGAAAGGATGTGAGCTGAGTTGAGCAAGTGGGTCGCCGCTCTGATCGCCATCCTGGCCGTGGTGGCCGCCGGCTGGGTCCTCACGAGTATCCTCGGGCTGGCCTGGTTCCTGGCCGCCGGAGCCTTCCGCGGCCTGATCGGCCTGGTGTTTCTTCTGGTCGTCGGGGTGATCCTCTACCGCCTCTTCGCCGGCCGCCGCCAGAGAGTCTGATCCGGCCGCCCGGCTTCGGTTGGATCGAACAAAGCGCCCTCCTTGCCGGCCGCCCCGCGCGAGGAGGGTCCTTCATTGCTCCGAGGGGCGACGAGTCATTCGACTGGTGGTTCATACAGTCGGTACTGCAGGGCCTCGCCGATGTGGTCGGCCGTGATGGTCGTCTCCTCGGCCAGGTCGGCCACGGTCCGGGCGATTTTCACCAGTCGGTCATGAGCCCTAACGCTCAGACCCAAGCGGGTGAAGGCCCGCCTCAGGAGGGCCCTGGCCGCCATGGTCAGCGGGCAGAGCCCATCCAGCCGGCCGCGGTCGAGGTTGGCGTTGAGGAGCCCCCCGTTGCGGTCCAGTTGCCGCTCCCGACAGGCGGCGATACGGGCCCGAACCGTGGCCGACGGCACTCCCCCCGCGCCGCCGACGACCTCGGCGTAGTCGGGCCGGGCCACTTCGACCTGGAGTCCGAGCCGGTCCAGAAGCGGTCCCGAGAGCCTGGTCCGGTAACGTTCGACCTGGTAGGGGGTGCACCGGCAGGCGCGGATTGAATCCCCGAGGTGTCCGCAGGGGCAGGGATTCATCGCCCCCACCAAGATCAGCCTTGATGGGTAGGTGACCGACCCGCCGGCCCTGGCCACGGTCACCTGGCCGTCCTCGATCGGTTGCCTCAGGGCCTCCAGGGCATCGCGGCGGAACTCCGGCAGTTCGTCGAGGAAGAGCACCCCGCAATGGGCCAGGCTGACCTCGCCGGGCGTGTCCAGCCGGCCGATGAGGGCGGCCGACGAGGCGGTATGATGCGGCGCCCGGAAGGGCGGCCTCCGGATGAGCCGGTCACCGTTGAGCCCTCCGGCCACACTGTACAGCCTGGTCACCTGGATCGTCTCGGCCAGCGTCAGGTCCGGGAGGAGCCTGGCCACGCCCCTGGCCAGCATGGTCTTGCCCGTCCCCGGCGGCCCGACGAGGAGGATGTTGTGGCCGCCGGCCACGGCCACCTCCAGGGCCCTCTTGGCCTGGGTCTGACCCTTTACGTCGGCCCAGGCCTCATCCCCGTCGACGGCTTCCGCCGCCGGGCTTGGTTGCTCGGCGCGAACCGCCGTCGGCGGATGCCCCGTGGCCGCCGCGACCACTTCCTCCAGGGTGCCGCAGGGGATCAGGCGTAAACCGTCGACGAGGGCCGCTTCTCCGGCGTTGGCGGCCGGCAGGAGAAAGCCGTCGAGCCGGAGATCCCGCGCGGCCAGGGCCATCGACAGGGCTCCCTTGACCGGTCGGATGGACCCGTCCAGCCCGAGTTCGCCGGCCATGGCCACCCCGGCCAGGGCAGCTTCCGGCAACTGACCGCAGGCCTCGAGGATGCCCACGGCGACCGGCAGGTCGAATCCGGGCCCCTCCTTGCGCATATCCGCCGGGGCCAGGTTGACCGTGACCCGCCGCATCGGAAACGTAAAGTTGCTATTTCGCAGGGCCGATCTGACTCGTTCCCGGGCTTCCCGTAGACCGACATCGGGAAGCCCGACGATCTCGAACCCCGGCAAGCCGTTGGCCACGTCCACCTGGACCTGGATTGGCACGGCCTCGATGCCCCGCAGGGCAAACCCTCGAACGGCTGCGAGCATGGTCCACCCCCCGTCAGAAAACCCCGCGGACCAGGATCATCGCGCCTCCCGGGGTGACCGGCCCGCGGCCGGCCTCGACCAGGACGGCATCGAACCGGCAAGGGGGATCCCCGCCTGGTAGTTCCCTTGACAGGTAATGCGCGGCCACCGCCCGCATCCGGTTGAGTTTCCGAGGGCCGATGGCCTCCGCCGGCCCGCCGAGACTGTTCCCCCGCCTGGCCTTGACCTCGACAAAGACCAGTGTAGGCCCGTCCCAGGCGACCAGGTCGATCTCCCCTTGACGGCAGCGGTAGTTGGCGGCGGCCAGACGATATCCCTGGGAGACCAGCAAGGCAGCCGCGGCTACCTCCGCCTGACGTCCCAGGGCGTGCGGATCACGAAGGTCGGAACTTGAGCCGTTCAAGCCTCTCCCCCCTCGGGGTGAGCGGCTTTCGACCCCCTCGGCTGTTCTCCTTCCTCGGCCACGAAAAAACCCCCGACCTCTCGTCGGGGGCCAACCCGCCTCAGATCAACTGCCGGACATCCTTGGCGTCGAGCGGGCCTCGTTCGTCGATCGCCCGGGCCACATGGACGTCCCGGTGCTGGGTCAGGTCCAGATCGTAGGTCTTGGCCACCGGGTGGCCGTGGCCGTCTTTGATCACCCGCAACACCGGGTGGCGCGGGTAGGCCCGCCGGACCTTGATCACCACGGCCACTTCCTTGGTGGTCAATTGGATCAGGCTGCCGACCGGGTAGGGGGCGATGTTCTCGGTGAAAGCCTTGGCGATCCGCCGGTCGAAGAGGCGGCCGGCGTTGCCGGCGATGATGTCGAGGGCGTCGGCCGGAAGGAAGCCCCTCCGGTAGACCCGGTCGGCCACGAGGGCGTCGTAAACGTCGGCGACGGCGGCTATCCGCGCGAACTCATGGATCTCCGTCCCCATCAGCTTGCGTGGATAACCCTCGCCGTTGCTTCGCTCATGATGCTGGTAGGCGACGTGCGCGGAGAGCGAGCTCAAGCCGTCCTGGCGGCGGATGATCTCGAACCCGTAGGCCGGGTGCTTCTTGACCTCTTCGAATTCAGCCGGTGTGAGCACACTCGGCTTGTTCAGGACCTCTTCCGGGATCTTGGTCTTGCCGATGTCGTGGAGGATGGCCCCGACTCCCAGCTCGCGCAGGCGCATCTGCTCATACCCGAGACCGATGGCGGTCATCAGGGAGAGGATGCAGACGTTGACCGAATGGCCAAAGGTGTAGTCGTCGGCGGCCCGGATGTCGGTCAGGTTGACGACCAGGTCGCGGTTCTCGATGAGCTCGTCAATGATCCCGTTGACCTGGTCTTTCACCTTCCTGGCCTCGGTCCCGGTCAACCGGCCGAGCCCCGAC
Coding sequences within:
- a CDS encoding thymidine kinase, which produces MADKARATGERQGRGPARLRRRKEPGYLEIICGSMFSGKSEELIRRAKRVAIARKKVAIVKPAIDTRYGHRRVSSHDGNSLEAHPIDQGRPEDIITLVAEADVDVVAIDEAQFFGPEVIPVVQKLVGAGRRVIVAGLDMDFAGRPFGSMPALMALSDEVTKLKAICVKCGEPACFNQRLINGRPAAIDDPIIVIGGKESYEARCRRCHEVLRK
- a CDS encoding YifB family Mg chelatase-like AAA ATPase; its protein translation is MLAAVRGFALRGIEAVPIQVQVDVANGLPGFEIVGLPDVGLREARERVRSALRNSNFTFPMRRVTVNLAPADMRKEGPGFDLPVAVGILEACGQLPEAALAGVAMAGELGLDGSIRPVKGALSMALAARDLRLDGFLLPAANAGEAALVDGLRLIPCGTLEEVVAAATGHPPTAVRAEQPSPAAEAVDGDEAWADVKGQTQAKRALEVAVAGGHNILLVGPPGTGKTMLARGVARLLPDLTLAETIQVTRLYSVAGGLNGDRLIRRPPFRAPHHTASSAALIGRLDTPGEVSLAHCGVLFLDELPEFRRDALEALRQPIEDGQVTVARAGGSVTYPSRLILVGAMNPCPCGHLGDSIRACRCTPYQVERYRTRLSGPLLDRLGLQVEVARPDYAEVVGGAGGVPSATVRARIAACRERQLDRNGGLLNANLDRGRLDGLCPLTMAARALLRRAFTRLGLSVRAHDRLVKIARTVADLAEETTITADHIGEALQYRLYEPPVE
- a CDS encoding HD-GYP domain-containing protein, with protein sequence MKIVDIDHIQPGMIVARPIFGADSQVLLASGTPIKPEFITQLRRRGVPCVYVVDERFPDIEAKDVVSPETRVEAMFTAKEVLNEVKERAKSGLGRLTGTEARKVKDQVNGIIDELIENRDLVVNLTDIRAADDYTFGHSVNVCILSLMTAIGLGYEQMRLRELGVGAILHDIGKTKIPEEVLNKPSVLTPAEFEEVKKHPAYGFEIIRRQDGLSSLSAHVAYQHHERSNGEGYPRKLMGTEIHEFARIAAVADVYDALVADRVYRRGFLPADALDIIAGNAGRLFDRRIAKAFTENIAPYPVGSLIQLTTKEVAVVIKVRRAYPRHPVLRVIKDGHGHPVAKTYDLDLTQHRDVHVARAIDERGPLDAKDVRQLI
- a CDS encoding YraN family protein; this translates as MNGSSSDLRDPHALGRQAEVAAAALLVSQGYRLAAANYRCRQGEIDLVAWDGPTLVFVEVKARRGNSLGGPAEAIGPRKLNRMRAVAAHYLSRELPGGDPPCRFDAVLVEAGRGPVTPGGAMILVRGVF
- a CDS encoding DUF1540 domain-containing protein; amino-acid sequence: MASDVKCEVSSCHYWGQGNRCEARAISVVNAVAGGANMEAGTIGHEAQARTTDETACKTFKPRSY